The proteins below come from a single Chloroflexota bacterium genomic window:
- a CDS encoding alcohol dehydrogenase catalytic domain-containing protein, protein MSKYQQYRSANAIVPEKTWAWNLYGAGVENIGRDNQPEQFDIPEPADDQLLVRIDSVGMCFSDVKIINQGGGHPKLYNRDLSKEPGRLGHEVSLTIIKVGADLQEQYHPGQRLAVQPDIYQNGKSTAYGYTIPGGLIQYHLIGPEVLDTDAGACLLPLEGE, encoded by the coding sequence ATGTCTAAATACCAACAATATCGTTCTGCAAACGCAATAGTTCCCGAAAAAACCTGGGCGTGGAATTTATACGGCGCGGGCGTAGAAAATATCGGGCGGGATAACCAGCCCGAACAATTCGATATCCCCGAACCGGCAGATGACCAGCTTCTGGTACGCATTGACAGTGTGGGGATGTGCTTCTCGGATGTCAAGATCATCAATCAGGGGGGCGGCCATCCCAAACTCTACAACCGTGATCTCTCCAAAGAACCGGGCCGCCTGGGGCATGAAGTCTCGCTGACAATCATCAAAGTGGGTGCGGATTTGCAGGAGCAGTATCACCCCGGCCAGCGCCTGGCCGTTCAGCCGGATATTTATCAAAATGGCAAGAGTACGGCCTACGGCTACACCATCCCCGGCGGGCTGATTCAATATCATCTCATCGGCCCCGAAGTGTTGGATACCGACGCAGGCGCTTGCCTGCTGCCCCTGGAAGGCGAAAT